In the genome of Candidatus Eremiobacteraceae bacterium, one region contains:
- a CDS encoding RNA polymerase sigma factor yields MARWATPETIAGAMRGDADAVERLIAAVWPHCYRLAASVIGDRDLAQDAAQESCVAVYRKIRSVRDAGAFDVWLYRVVMRESTRVRRRSAKPAKALIGEPTDMDSTSTVDVWRALGDLSPELRDVVVLFYFDDLRSVDIAAILGVAHTTVRTRLARARTQLRSLLDDDGDEPLANAREVQKHAF; encoded by the coding sequence ATGGCACGTTGGGCGACGCCTGAGACGATAGCCGGTGCGATGCGCGGCGACGCGGATGCTGTAGAGCGGCTCATCGCCGCCGTTTGGCCGCATTGTTATCGCCTGGCGGCTTCCGTGATCGGCGATCGCGATCTCGCGCAGGACGCGGCTCAGGAATCGTGCGTCGCCGTCTATAGAAAGATCCGATCCGTGCGGGATGCCGGGGCCTTCGATGTATGGCTCTACCGAGTGGTGATGCGGGAGTCCACGCGCGTTCGACGCCGATCGGCAAAACCGGCCAAGGCTCTCATTGGTGAGCCTACCGACATGGACTCGACGTCGACTGTCGATGTCTGGCGCGCGCTTGGCGATCTTTCGCCCGAGCTGCGAGACGTCGTGGTCTTGTTCTATTTCGATGATCTCAGGAGCGTCGACATCGCGGCGATCTTGGGTGTCGCCCACACGACCGTTCGAACGCGACTCGCACGTGCGCGGACTCAATTACGCAGTCTGCTCGATGACGATGGTGACGAACCCCTTGCAAATGCGCGGGAGGTACAAAAGCATGCGTTCTGA
- the add gene encoding adenosine deaminase — protein sequence MTQRTSRDVSDKSDNIDISHDVDLRSWIVALPKPELHVHLEGTMLPQTYARIARRNGLDIVDDPDTLYRHSDFNSFLRSFLTMVGALKTPQDFAEVTSEYLTLAAKDGIRHVELFVSPATQRKFVPDLDYVAVIRAINNAAIQAQRDSGISTLLLIDMVRNLGEDEAMLDVALAHNCRDLGVVGIGLGGDEARFPARDFQNAFKKAEELGLRRTAHAGEAAGPQSIIDAVELLHAERIGHGVAARASEDVQKLLRERNVTLDACLTSNEFTGAVEEANNHPLKEWLAANVSVSLSSDDPAFFKASVSDEYMKAAMLGLDRKQLAAIARNGFAASFAGGERIRAWCDELDDYVARTGLPAS from the coding sequence ATGACGCAACGTACCTCCCGCGACGTGAGTGATAAGAGCGACAACATCGACATTAGTCACGACGTTGATTTGCGGTCGTGGATCGTCGCATTGCCCAAACCAGAACTGCACGTGCATCTCGAAGGGACGATGTTGCCACAGACGTATGCGAGGATCGCACGCCGCAACGGTCTCGACATCGTCGACGATCCCGACACACTGTACCGACATAGCGATTTTAATTCGTTCTTGCGCAGTTTTCTCACAATGGTCGGCGCACTCAAGACTCCGCAAGATTTCGCAGAAGTGACCTCTGAGTATCTCACGCTCGCTGCAAAGGACGGCATACGCCACGTGGAGCTCTTCGTCTCGCCGGCTACGCAACGCAAGTTCGTACCGGATCTCGATTACGTCGCAGTGATTCGCGCGATCAACAACGCGGCAATACAAGCGCAACGCGACTCCGGCATCTCGACGCTTCTCCTCATCGACATGGTGCGCAACCTCGGCGAAGACGAAGCAATGCTGGATGTCGCGCTCGCGCACAACTGCCGCGACCTCGGCGTTGTCGGCATCGGCCTAGGCGGGGACGAAGCTCGATTCCCGGCGCGAGATTTTCAAAACGCATTCAAGAAAGCAGAAGAGCTCGGCTTGCGCCGCACCGCGCACGCCGGAGAAGCCGCAGGTCCGCAGAGCATCATCGACGCCGTCGAGTTGCTTCACGCCGAGCGCATCGGTCACGGCGTCGCCGCTCGAGCTAGCGAAGATGTTCAAAAACTTCTGCGCGAAAGAAACGTCACGCTCGATGCGTGCCTCACCAGCAACGAATTCACCGGCGCGGTAGAAGAAGCCAACAACCACCCACTCAAGGAATGGCTTGCCGCAAACGTATCGGTGAGCCTGAGCTCCGATGACCCGGCATTCTTCAAAGCATCGGTGAGCGACGAATACATGAAGGCTGCAATGCTCGGCCTCGATCGCAAACAACTGGCGGCGATCGCAAGAAATGGTTTCGCCGCCTCATTTGCAGGCGGCGAAAGGATCCGGGCGTGGTGCGACGAGTTAGACGACTACGTCGCGCGAACGGGCTTACCCGCCAGTTGA
- a CDS encoding metal-dependent transcriptional regulator yields the protein MSHSALKSAPAAQPDEHEVSPNVEMYLKSIVRLFDGVEPVPTSAIAQELAVSAASASAMLKRLDAEGYVTHEGRHGVTPTTTGALIGALTLRRQRLAERLLVDHLGVAWESASAEACRLEHAISPMVERRLATFLNEPTTCPHGHPIPREDGSLWHHEAAMNLIDMPLNVPTAVLEVQHDVPELLRFLGEIGVRPGVVVSLKKLERVVGLATIDVAGTQHTVSVPLASDVLVRQPSAAKSRK from the coding sequence ATGTCGCATTCCGCCTTGAAATCGGCCCCGGCCGCGCAGCCGGACGAGCACGAAGTTAGCCCAAACGTCGAGATGTATTTGAAGTCGATCGTGCGGCTGTTCGACGGCGTCGAACCCGTGCCGACATCCGCCATCGCGCAGGAGCTCGCGGTCTCCGCCGCTTCGGCCTCGGCTATGCTCAAACGGCTCGACGCCGAGGGTTACGTGACGCACGAAGGACGCCACGGCGTCACGCCAACCACAACAGGTGCACTGATCGGCGCGCTCACTTTGCGCCGCCAGCGATTGGCCGAGCGTCTCCTCGTCGATCATCTCGGCGTCGCGTGGGAATCGGCCAGCGCCGAAGCATGCCGCCTCGAACACGCGATCTCACCCATGGTCGAACGCCGGCTCGCGACGTTTCTTAACGAGCCCACCACATGTCCGCACGGTCACCCGATCCCGCGCGAAGACGGATCGCTCTGGCATCACGAAGCGGCCATGAATCTCATCGACATGCCGCTCAACGTGCCGACCGCGGTACTTGAAGTCCAACACGACGTGCCCGAATTATTGCGCTTCCTCGGCGAGATCGGGGTGCGGCCCGGTGTTGTCGTCTCGTTGAAGAAGCTCGAACGCGTGGTCGGCCTCGCCACCATCGATGTCGCCGGCACGCAACACACCGTCAGCGTGCCGCTCGCAAGCGACGTGCTCGTCAGGCAACCTTCAGCGGCGAAGAGCCGGAAGTAG
- a CDS encoding multicopper oxidase domain-containing protein produces MPFAARRIAVALASVAVIAAIICRPTPAWAAQAPTGDVSPAVVTAAEAQAQTDFALLPNLPPLTAGKLKTFHLIAEVKPWTVAPGIVVQAWTYNGTVPGPTIHVRAGDRVRVILTNHLQEPTTIHWHGLEVAPDMDGVPGFSQDAVQPGQTFTYEFTANDPGTYIYHTHYDDLNQLDRGLYGAVVVDEKTPQPYDRDYLMLLSSWRVFSSSENFFSINGKSYPLTKPYIVRSGDRVRIREINISGTEFHTMHIHGHKFTIVDVDGQPVPLAARQKMVTLTIGPGETRDIAFNADAQPGTWMVHCHVLDHMMNGGQGPGGLITAIQYANAPDRFSSLGPADTMVMAPGGGGEGEGSAPSGPPLGLTATLILGTIAGLTIFFGLPFAAMKRISKRGIAFLNAIAIGVLYFLLFDILRQAGEPVTNALHAVQQGAPTSTFAGITAVYLGGLLVGLVGLVFLTSWLIRRAKSSGPDGGISPIALATAIAIGIGSHNFSEGLAIGQSAATGAVQLAALLIIGFGLHNMTEGFGIAAPLAGTGAASLGALVRLGLIGGAPTFLGTLVGYHFVSPILSVVFLTLAAGAIIYVIGEMTKVGGRVGHQEFATIGIFVGFAAGFGTDLILSSAGA; encoded by the coding sequence ATGCCGTTCGCCGCGCGGCGGATCGCCGTTGCTCTTGCGTCCGTCGCGGTAATCGCCGCGATTATCTGCCGGCCTACGCCGGCGTGGGCCGCCCAAGCTCCAACCGGCGACGTGTCGCCGGCCGTCGTCACCGCGGCCGAGGCACAAGCGCAAACAGACTTTGCGTTGCTGCCGAACCTGCCGCCGTTGACCGCCGGCAAGCTCAAAACATTTCATCTCATCGCGGAAGTCAAGCCGTGGACGGTCGCACCCGGCATCGTGGTGCAGGCGTGGACGTACAACGGCACCGTCCCCGGCCCCACGATTCACGTGCGCGCCGGCGATCGCGTGCGCGTCATCCTGACCAACCACTTGCAAGAGCCGACGACCATCCATTGGCACGGTCTCGAAGTGGCGCCGGACATGGACGGCGTACCGGGCTTCAGCCAAGATGCGGTGCAGCCGGGCCAGACGTTTACATACGAATTCACGGCCAACGATCCGGGAACGTACATCTACCACACGCACTACGACGACTTAAATCAGTTGGATCGCGGGCTCTACGGCGCGGTGGTCGTGGACGAGAAAACGCCGCAGCCCTACGACCGCGACTACTTGATGCTCTTGTCCTCGTGGCGCGTGTTCAGCAGCTCGGAGAACTTCTTCAGCATCAACGGCAAGAGCTATCCGCTCACAAAGCCGTACATCGTGCGCAGCGGTGACCGCGTGCGGATCCGCGAGATCAACATCAGCGGTACCGAATTTCACACGATGCACATCCACGGGCACAAATTCACGATCGTGGATGTCGACGGCCAGCCGGTGCCGTTGGCGGCCCGGCAGAAGATGGTGACGCTCACGATCGGCCCCGGCGAGACGCGCGACATCGCGTTCAACGCCGACGCGCAGCCGGGCACGTGGATGGTGCACTGTCACGTGCTCGACCACATGATGAACGGCGGCCAAGGCCCCGGCGGATTGATCACCGCCATCCAATACGCGAACGCTCCCGACCGATTCTCATCGCTCGGGCCGGCCGACACCATGGTGATGGCGCCGGGCGGCGGCGGCGAAGGCGAAGGCAGTGCGCCGTCGGGTCCGCCGCTCGGGCTCACCGCGACGCTCATACTCGGCACGATCGCCGGACTTACGATCTTTTTCGGATTGCCGTTCGCGGCCATGAAGCGCATCTCAAAACGTGGGATAGCGTTTCTCAACGCGATCGCGATCGGCGTGCTCTACTTCTTGCTTTTCGACATCTTGCGGCAGGCCGGCGAACCGGTCACAAACGCGTTGCACGCCGTTCAACAAGGCGCGCCGACGTCGACGTTCGCCGGCATCACCGCTGTCTATCTCGGCGGGCTGCTGGTGGGCCTTGTTGGCTTGGTGTTCTTGACGAGTTGGCTCATCCGGCGCGCTAAGTCATCGGGACCCGACGGCGGCATCAGTCCGATCGCGCTTGCCACAGCCATCGCCATCGGCATCGGCTCGCACAATTTCAGCGAGGGGCTCGCGATCGGACAGTCGGCGGCGACGGGCGCCGTACAGCTCGCCGCGCTGCTCATCATCGGTTTCGGATTGCACAACATGACCGAAGGGTTCGGGATAGCGGCACCCCTGGCAGGCACGGGCGCCGCGAGTCTCGGTGCGCTGGTCCGGCTCGGCTTGATCGGCGGGGCGCCGACTTTTCTCGGCACGCTCGTCGGTTATCACTTCGTCTCGCCCATTCTTTCAGTCGTATTTCTCACACTCGCCGCCGGAGCGATCATCTACGTCATCGGCGAGATGACCAAAGTGGGCGGCAGGGTGGGGCATCAGGAATTTGCGACGATCGGAATTTTCGTAGGTTTTGCCGCGGGCTTCGGCACCGATCTGATTCTTAGCTCGGCGGGCGCGTAA
- a CDS encoding DUF4180 domain-containing protein, translated as MADKTYDLHSVKVYECAAEGAPLRTDRDAVDLIGKLFETHSNLVVLPTGRLGDDFFELKTGIAGEFIQIFGIYGLRVAIVGDISRHVAESELLRDCVQKSNSGDQVWFLPSLDELDERLAGLEQP; from the coding sequence ATGGCCGACAAGACCTACGATCTTCACAGCGTGAAGGTCTACGAATGCGCCGCCGAAGGAGCGCCGCTGCGCACCGACCGCGATGCGGTCGACCTCATCGGCAAGCTTTTCGAGACCCACTCGAACTTGGTCGTGCTTCCCACCGGGCGGCTCGGCGATGATTTCTTCGAGCTAAAAACGGGCATTGCCGGCGAGTTCATCCAAATTTTCGGCATCTACGGGTTGCGCGTCGCGATCGTCGGCGACATCTCGCGACACGTGGCAGAGAGCGAACTCTTGCGAGACTGCGTGCAAAAATCCAACAGCGGCGATCAAGTCTGGTTCTTACCGAGCCTTGACGAACTCGACGAACGGCTCGCAGGGCTAGAGCAGCCTTAG
- the acs gene encoding acetate--CoA ligase — protein sequence MPDRNPDAIEALFAEKRTFPPPKEFAAKAFRNDPVIYEQAAEEPESYWEVEARRLEWFSPWSSVMEWDEKQKSARWFDGGTINASFNCLDRHVRDGHGDQVAYFWEGEPGDDRRITYSDLLDETCRLANALKELDVKRGDRVAIYMGMVPELPVALLACARIGAIHSVVFGGFSADSLRDRIHDGKCKAVITQDFGWRRGGKIALKQIVDDALAEAPSVEKVIVLKRVGDPVGWVDGRDVWYHDVVPRQSAVCPPEHMAAEDVLYVLYSSGTTAKPKGIVHTTGGYLTGVASTHKSIFDIREDSDIFWCTADIGWVTGHSYIVYGPLANRTTSVLFEGTPDYPDKDRFWAVIAKYKVTILYTAPTAIRTFMKWGPEFPQRHNMSSLRLLGSVGEPINPEAWIWYHHFIGADRCPVVDTWWQTETGMILISPLPGLTTTKPGSATFPYPGVFADVVNEQGESAPLGGGGYIVITKPWPAMLRTLWNDHDRYIKTYWSKFSEQGFYFPADGCKRDEEGYYWLLGRVDDVMNVSGHRISTTEVESAFVDHPDVAEAAVVSKKDDITGEAVAAFITLKGGGIGSPAEADALRKHVAMKIGAFAKPKYITFTPDLPKTRSGKIMRRLLRDVMENRPLGDTTTLADANVVKSISDLARAAPPED from the coding sequence ATGCCCGATCGTAATCCCGACGCTATCGAAGCGCTGTTTGCTGAAAAACGCACTTTCCCACCGCCGAAGGAGTTCGCGGCGAAGGCCTTTCGCAACGACCCCGTCATCTACGAACAAGCGGCCGAGGAGCCCGAGTCGTATTGGGAGGTTGAAGCGCGCCGGCTCGAGTGGTTCTCGCCGTGGTCGTCGGTCATGGAGTGGGATGAGAAGCAAAAAAGCGCTCGTTGGTTTGACGGCGGCACGATCAACGCATCATTCAATTGTCTCGACCGTCACGTGCGCGACGGCCATGGCGATCAGGTGGCGTACTTCTGGGAGGGCGAACCCGGAGACGACCGGCGCATCACGTACTCCGACTTGCTCGACGAGACGTGCCGGCTCGCAAACGCGCTGAAGGAACTCGACGTGAAGCGCGGCGACCGGGTCGCGATCTACATGGGCATGGTGCCCGAGTTGCCGGTCGCGTTGCTCGCCTGCGCGCGCATCGGCGCCATCCACTCGGTCGTGTTCGGCGGATTCTCGGCCGACAGTCTGCGCGATCGCATCCACGACGGCAAGTGCAAGGCGGTCATCACACAGGATTTCGGCTGGCGCCGCGGCGGCAAGATCGCGCTGAAGCAGATCGTCGACGATGCGCTCGCGGAAGCGCCGAGCGTCGAAAAGGTCATCGTCTTGAAGCGCGTCGGCGACCCGGTCGGCTGGGTCGACGGCCGTGACGTCTGGTATCACGACGTCGTGCCTCGTCAAAGTGCGGTATGCCCGCCCGAGCACATGGCGGCCGAAGACGTGCTCTATGTGCTGTATTCGAGCGGCACCACGGCGAAGCCCAAAGGCATCGTGCACACCACCGGCGGCTATCTCACCGGCGTCGCCTCCACGCACAAGTCCATCTTCGACATTCGCGAAGATTCGGATATCTTCTGGTGCACGGCCGATATCGGTTGGGTGACCGGTCATTCGTACATCGTGTACGGTCCATTGGCCAATCGCACCACGAGCGTGCTCTTCGAGGGTACGCCCGATTACCCGGACAAAGACCGGTTTTGGGCGGTGATCGCGAAATACAAAGTGACGATTCTCTACACCGCGCCTACGGCGATCCGCACGTTCATGAAGTGGGGGCCGGAATTTCCGCAGCGCCATAACATGTCTTCATTGCGGTTGCTGGGATCGGTCGGCGAGCCGATCAATCCGGAGGCGTGGATCTGGTATCACCACTTCATCGGCGCCGACCGGTGTCCGGTCGTGGACACATGGTGGCAAACAGAAACCGGAATGATCCTGATCTCTCCACTGCCGGGACTGACCACGACAAAACCGGGATCTGCGACATTTCCATATCCGGGCGTTTTCGCGGACGTCGTGAACGAACAGGGCGAATCCGCGCCGCTGGGAGGCGGCGGGTACATCGTCATCACCAAGCCGTGGCCCGCGATGCTCCGCACGCTATGGAACGATCACGATCGCTACATCAAAACGTATTGGAGCAAATTCTCCGAGCAAGGATTCTATTTCCCAGCCGACGGCTGCAAGCGCGACGAGGAGGGTTACTACTGGCTGCTCGGCCGCGTGGACGACGTCATGAACGTCTCCGGCCACCGCATTTCAACCACCGAAGTTGAGAGCGCCTTTGTCGATCATCCCGATGTGGCGGAAGCGGCGGTGGTCTCCAAAAAGGACGACATCACGGGCGAGGCCGTGGCCGCGTTCATCACGCTTAAGGGCGGCGGCATCGGTTCGCCTGCCGAGGCCGACGCACTGCGCAAACACGTGGCCATGAAGATCGGCGCGTTCGCAAAGCCGAAGTACATCACGTTCACGCCCGATCTTCCAAAGACGCGCTCGGGAAAGATCATGCGCCGGCTGCTGCGCGATGTCATGGAAAACCGGCCGCTCGGCGACACGACCACGCTCGCCGACGCAAATGTGGTCAAGAGCATATCGGACTTGGCGAGAGCGGCACCCCCGGAGGACTAA
- a CDS encoding amidase produces the protein MSDANLAFSSIAELGTMLRAKTISSVELAKFYLARLEKFGPKLNSVVTLLHERALAEAASADSELAAGTDHGPLHGIPYGVKDLIAAKGGPTTWGAAPFKTQVFDYDATVVTRLRSAGAVLLGKLAMIELAGGMGYNQANAAFTGPCKTPWNTDCWSGGSSSGSGSSVSAGLVPFAIGSETDGSITNPSSYCGVTGLRPTYGRVSRHGAMALSWTMDKLGPLCRNAADAELVLAAIEGHDPLDATSLSGETSSQLQMVRRFEGSTLRYATVKGAADKVQPEVRKNYHAALAAISGTATVKEVTLPDFPYDDMVGVIIAAEGGAAFREIISDGRVRMLSSPEGQRGGYSYFTAAAVDYVDAMRLRAPMRHAFAKIFEDVDVLVSPTFSTVAPPVSMTFDKVYPGFTDGPFITACNLVGIPAVAAPSGFGLQGMPTSVMFVGPALGESVVLRAAKELQMKTDAHTKHPPMALV, from the coding sequence GTGAGCGACGCCAATCTTGCATTCTCCAGCATCGCAGAGCTGGGCACCATGTTGCGCGCGAAGACGATCTCGTCGGTCGAGCTCGCGAAATTTTATCTGGCGCGGTTAGAGAAGTTCGGTCCAAAGCTCAACAGCGTGGTGACGCTCTTGCATGAGCGCGCCCTCGCCGAGGCCGCAAGCGCCGACAGCGAACTCGCGGCCGGCACCGATCACGGTCCTTTGCACGGCATCCCCTACGGCGTGAAGGATCTCATCGCTGCCAAAGGCGGCCCCACCACGTGGGGCGCAGCGCCGTTCAAAACGCAAGTCTTCGATTACGACGCCACGGTCGTCACGCGGCTGCGTTCGGCCGGCGCCGTTCTGCTCGGCAAGCTTGCGATGATCGAACTCGCGGGCGGCATGGGATACAATCAAGCCAACGCGGCGTTCACCGGTCCGTGCAAGACTCCGTGGAACACCGATTGCTGGAGCGGCGGATCGTCGAGCGGTTCCGGTTCCAGCGTGAGCGCCGGTCTCGTGCCTTTTGCCATCGGCTCGGAGACCGACGGTTCTATCACCAACCCTTCGTCGTATTGCGGCGTCACCGGACTTCGCCCCACCTATGGCCGCGTGAGCCGCCACGGCGCGATGGCGCTTTCCTGGACGATGGACAAGCTTGGCCCGCTGTGCCGCAATGCGGCGGATGCGGAGTTGGTCCTTGCTGCGATCGAGGGTCACGACCCGCTCGATGCGACATCGCTTTCGGGCGAGACGTCGTCTCAGTTGCAAATGGTGAGGCGATTCGAAGGTTCGACGCTGCGCTACGCAACGGTCAAGGGCGCCGCCGATAAAGTGCAGCCAGAAGTGCGCAAGAATTATCACGCCGCGCTTGCGGCGATCAGCGGTACTGCGACGGTGAAAGAAGTGACGCTGCCCGACTTTCCGTATGACGACATGGTCGGGGTCATCATCGCGGCCGAGGGCGGCGCAGCATTTCGTGAGATCATCTCCGACGGTCGCGTGCGCATGTTGTCATCCCCCGAGGGCCAGCGCGGCGGCTACTCCTATTTCACAGCCGCGGCGGTGGACTACGTCGACGCGATGCGGCTGCGCGCGCCGATGCGCCATGCGTTTGCCAAGATCTTCGAAGACGTCGACGTGCTCGTCTCGCCGACGTTCTCCACGGTGGCTCCGCCGGTCTCAATGACATTCGACAAGGTATATCCGGGTTTCACCGACGGCCCGTTCATCACGGCATGCAACCTCGTCGGCATCCCGGCGGTCGCGGCGCCATCGGGCTTCGGGCTACAGGGCATGCCGACAAGCGTGATGTTCGTCGGCCCAGCGCTGGGCGAGAGCGTGGTGTTGCGCGCCGCAAAAGAGCTGCAGATGAAGACGGACGCGCACACGAAGCATCCCCCGATGGCGCTCGTGTAG
- a CDS encoding DUF6438 domain-containing protein, translating to MERRALALALAVLVLGACSRAKEGALVHIGQPSLPKSDMTSMTFSRLGCYGTCPVYTLTFSRGDAAMYDGRFFVDKIGKYSGEIDFDLVAAWLDSQNVDDYAGEYGNNVTDAEPLTLTITRANRNVVIKSSDTGSLPIRVRGVIAAIDGFANDVRWKPAGAIDSYLGYFLNDNAPGELYALYMIPGHAAADAIGYSHLTPGVKCKADAFANDQSEISLHLAGSRVIAREKSYYRDVGESGLEVPTEVASEPGGLSIGIGAQKRSYRRVTWREYLSEDNAMYRRCHPEK from the coding sequence GTGGAACGCCGGGCGCTCGCGTTGGCTCTGGCCGTGCTCGTGCTCGGCGCGTGCTCTCGGGCGAAAGAGGGCGCGCTCGTTCACATTGGCCAGCCGTCGCTGCCGAAAAGCGATATGACCTCCATGACCTTTAGCCGCCTAGGCTGCTACGGGACTTGCCCCGTTTACACGTTGACTTTCTCGCGCGGCGATGCTGCGATGTACGATGGCCGGTTCTTCGTCGATAAAATCGGAAAATATAGCGGCGAGATCGATTTTGATCTCGTCGCAGCTTGGCTAGACTCGCAAAACGTGGACGACTATGCGGGCGAATACGGAAACAATGTGACAGACGCTGAACCTCTCACGCTGACAATAACACGAGCAAATCGAAATGTTGTCATCAAGTCAAGTGATACCGGGTCGCTGCCAATTCGTGTTCGCGGTGTGATTGCAGCTATCGACGGCTTTGCCAATGATGTCCGTTGGAAGCCTGCAGGCGCCATCGATTCGTACCTTGGTTATTTTCTGAACGACAACGCCCCGGGCGAACTTTATGCCTTGTATATGATTCCGGGCCATGCTGCAGCTGACGCAATTGGATACTCTCACCTCACTCCTGGGGTTAAGTGCAAAGCCGATGCGTTTGCCAACGACCAATCGGAAATAAGTCTCCACCTAGCCGGTTCGCGTGTCATCGCGCGGGAGAAATCCTACTACAGGGACGTAGGCGAGTCCGGTTTGGAGGTTCCGACTGAGGTCGCAAGCGAGCCGGGGGGTCTTAGCATTGGCATCGGAGCGCAAAAGCGATCATACCGTCGTGTGACATGGCGCGAATATCTATCAGAAGACAACGCAATGTACAGGCGTTGTCACCCGGAGAAATAG